The Linepithema humile isolate Giens D197 chromosome 2, Lhum_UNIL_v1.0, whole genome shotgun sequence genome has a segment encoding these proteins:
- the LOC105677558 gene encoding kinectin isoform X6 codes for MDFQTGLVYVGIVVLSAAAIVLISMIGIREKSYEEAIAEQRKFPDDLLSNKKDKNKEKKHKKAGKKVKEKKEEKDDKDDKDERVEHVQFEETPQILPPEPPVQESNKGNKKKGKLEKIKPILVNKDEPLVIVTELNPSQPPLAEANHFDLIHPKDDLELVRNQSKENLQQITQVEAVERANKSPKDTPTKAKKNNKDAIKKKDENAKDEKQDTNAHINASSANKEGGKEVKEQQKETPVKEVKEVIKEVVVQQLTNKEPKKTKKKNDILSQIDGDAVNVELLMLCIQKAELSRSEIQVLTNQLLNKQQDSPLEHSEWTEGRADPVIKLKKQLAEKEKSLADEHEASIAFQNKLKELRAEFNTERSRLSASIRQLEESLSAKVTETQTLHTRMQHILESHAAEKQGFGRQIEQLQTKVNEDSAIIHKLQEDQGQTQGHLQQELMAQRKQMEVQFAQMRENENALKSQLAQKHVEVQELQNELQATCESSTAEIEMLRQQLGIMQNQLMHSEGQLQHFKETSDRLQDIARQLEESHRTHADLDHRLKSAHRHEQEMQKQVNSLQAELSLVKNEANEAPTLKVELGKAQAELMKLKSELSASLNEAKSEAAEVTVLKTALSSKEDELKKSQDKLKATQNDLLQSNAQVTRVESQLSSAQKELDLIKTDFERTECNLKEKMNDANTYQNEMQRLQKLLTDVEAELAMAYTQIKDSSEAASELKALQTEMNRLQGHEKKVGDVEFRVVKLQEENDKLRAELANALERQKELQQREQEKVYTNTLVDNNSSTADGNLSNEERTLLETLKTELTQKKKELNKANEQIQKFESDKNESRRCITELANALEAQKLKNDDLRVRSWKTMEALHSAETRAKYSEECIKETTEKVKGEQEEVTKAFLQRIFPDIKVSEKTHEQWLKAFEDKTCAVLSELKQKNTDQTNSDLERQNKNLQGMVSHYKQIIDDTEGMLNNLQSHIESEETRWQSQLRQKENEVANLRVELNDMQSKLITNEEVKRVKELEDRAKQNRAEILLKTAQRNTSFDEVEGNKLSTLEQLQEEKARLSQELEVECNKRATLDAEVTKLRSLVETSEASLTYEKNLVTQLQQEVSQLKNEICGGCSSSEQSMLNGPPTSNSLQSESTKKTMAKRRRFAEKQK; via the exons atgGATTTCCAGACAGGACTTGTGTATGTTGGCATTGTTGTCCTCTCAGCTGCAGCCattgttttaatatcaatGATTGGTATAAGAGAGAAATCTTACGAAGAAGCCATCGCCGAGCAAAGAAAGTTTCCGGATGATCTGTTGTCAa ataaaaaggataaaaataaagaaaagaaacacaAGAAGGCAGGAAAGAAGgtaaaagagaagaaagaggaaaaagatGACAAGGATGATAAGGATGAAAGAGTGGAGCATGTTCAATTCGAAGAGACTCCGCAAATATTGCCTCCTGAGCCACCAGTGCAG GAGAGTAACAAAGGCAATAAGAAGAAAGGAAAACTTGAAAAGATAAAACCAATCCTCGTAAATAAAGACGAGCCATTGGTCATTGTGACTGAATTAAATCCTTCGCAACCTCCCTTGGCAGAAGCTAACCATTTTGACCTCATTCATCCAAAAGATGACCTTGAACTCGTGCGGAATCAGAGT AAAGAGAATCTTCAGCAGATTACTCAAGTGGAGGCGGTGGAGAGAGCCAACAAGTCACCAAAGGATACTCCAACCAAAgcaaaaaagaataacaaGGACGCCATAAAGAAGAAAGATGAGAACGCTAAGGATGAAAAGCAGGACACCAATGCTCACATTAATGCATCGTCCGCTAATAAGGAAGGTGGGAAGGAAGTGAAGGAGCAGCAGAAAGAAACGCCGGTTAAAGAAGTGAAAGAAGTCATTAAGGAAGTCGTGGTCCAGCAGTTGACAAATAAGGAGCCCaaaaagacgaaaaaaaagaatgacaTCTTATCTCAAATTG ACGGAGATGCTGTCAATGTCGAGCTACTGATGCTGTGTATTCAGAAAGCGGAGCTCAGCCGATCCGAAATACAAGTTCTTACCAATCAGCTGTTGAATAAGCAGCAGGACAGTCCGCTGGAGCATTCCGAGTGGACGGAGGGTCGCGCCGACCCTGTCATCAAGCTGAAGAAGCAGCTGGCGGAGAAGGAGAAATCGTTAGCTGACGAGCACGAGGCGAGCATAGCCTTCCAGAACAAGCTGAAGGAACTGAGAGCCGAGTTCAACACGGAGAGATCCAGGCTCTCGGCGAGCATCAGGCAGCTGGAGGAGTCGTTGAGCGCGAAGGTCACCGAAACCCAGACGTTACACACTCGAATGCAGCACATTCTGGAGAGCCACGCGGCGGAGAAGCAAGGCTTCGGCCGGCAGATCGAGCAGCTGCAGACCAAAGTGAACGAGGACTCCGCTATTATTCACAAATTGCAGGAGGACCAAGGGCAGACTCAGGGCCATCTACAGCAGGAGCTGATGGCGCAGCGGAAGCAGATGGAGGTGCAGTTCGCCCAGATGCGCGAGAACGAGAACGCCCTGAAGTCGCAGCTGGCCCAGAAGCACGTGGAGGTGCAGGAGCTACAAAATGAACTGCAAGCGACCTGCGAGAGCAGCACCGCTGAGATAGAGATGCTGCGCCAGCAACTAGGGATCATGCAGAATCAACTGATGCACTCGGAAGGGCAACTGCAGCATTTTAAGGAAACAAGCGATCGGCTACAGGATATCGCTAGGCAGCTTGAG GAATCCCATCGCACGCACGCGGACTTGGATCATCGACTGAAGAGTGCGCATCGGCACGAGCAAGAGATGCAGAAGCAAGTGAATTCGCTGCAGGCCGAGCTGAGTCTCGTGAAAAACGAGGCCAACGAAGCGCCTACCTTGAAAGTGGAACTCGGTAAAGCGCAAGCCGAATTGATGAAACTGAAGTCGGAGCTGTCAGCCTCGCTGAACGAAGCCAAATCTGAAGCGGCCGAAGTCACAGTCTTGAAAACCGCGTTGAGCAGCAAGGAGGACGAATTGAAGAAATCTCAGGACAAACTCAAAGCAACGCAGAACGATTTACTGCAATCCAACGCGCAAGTTACGCGTGTGGAGTCTCAGTTGAGTTCTGCGCAAAAGGAATTGGACTTGATAAAGACCGATTTCGAGAGGACTGAGTGCAATCTGAAAGAAAAGATGAACGACGCGAACACTTATCAAAATGAGATGCAGAGGCTGCAGAAACTGTTAACGGACGTAGAGGCGGAATTGGCTATGGCTTACACGCAGATCAAAGATTCCAGTGAAGCTGCGAGCGAATTGAAAGCTTTACAGACTGAAATGAATAGATTACAAGGCCACGAGAAGAAGGTGGGAGACGTGGAGTTCCGGGTTGTAAAATTGCAAGAGGAAAACGATAAGCTGCGTGCTGAG CTTGCGAATGCTTtagagagacagaaagagcTTCAACAACGTGAGCAAGAGAAAGTGTACACCAACACCTTGGTCGACAACAATTCTTCAACAGCAGACGGCAATTT atCCAATGAAGAGAGAACTTTACTGGAGACATTGAAAACTGAGTTGACGCAGAAGAAGAAGGAACTTAACAAGGCAAATGAGCAGATACAGAAGTTCGAAAGTGATAAAAACGAATCCCGACGTTGTATTACGGAACTAGCAAATGCTTTAGAGGCccagaaattaaaaaacgat GACTTACGCGTTAGAAGCTGGAAAACGATGGAAGCTCTTCATTCTGCTGAGACGCGTGCCAAATATAGTGAAGAATGCatcaaa GAGACAACAGAAAAAGTCAAAGGAGAACAAGAGGAAGTAACTAAGGCTTTTCTGCAGAGGATATTCCCAGACATTAAAGTGTCTGAGAAGACGCACGAACAGTGGCTAAAAGCTTTTGAGGACAAGACATGCGCTGTTCTGAGTgaattaaaacagaaaaacaCAGATCAGACAAATTCAGATTTGGAGAgacaaaacaaaaatctgCAAGGCATGGTTTCACATTACAAACAGATTATCGACGATACG GAAGGTATGCTTAATAATCTACAAAGTCATATAGAATCCGAGGAGACGAGATGGCAGTCGCAACTTCGGCAAAAGGAAAACGAAGTGGCGAATCTTAGAGTAGAACTTAACGATATGCAATCCAAACTAATAACAAATGAAGAGGTAAAG AGGGTGAAGGAGTTGGAAGATCGTGCGAAGCAGAATCGCGCGGAAATATTACTTAAGACCGCGCAGAGAAACACGTCTTTCGACGAAGTAGAAGGCAATAAACTCAGCACTTTAGAGCAATTACAAGAG GAGAAGGCTAGATTATCACAGGAGTTGGAAGTAGAGTGCAATAAAAGGGCAACGTTGGACGCGGAAGTTACGAAACTGCGTTCCCTTGTTGAAACTAGTGAGGCGAGTTTAACGTACGAGAAAAATCTTGTCACGCAGCTTCAGCAGGAAGTTTCCCAACTCAAG AACGAAATTTGTGGCGGCTGTAGCAGCTCAGAGCAGTCTATGCTGAATGGTCCACCCACATCAAACTCTCTTCAATCCGAG TCCACTAAGAAAACCATGGCAAAACGGCGCAGATTCGCAG AGAAACAAAAGTGA
- the LOC105677558 gene encoding kinectin isoform X3, whose product MTRMIRMKEWSMFNSKRLRKYCLLSHQCRFICTTRGQNKRNDKESNKGNKKKGKLEKIKPILVNKDEPLVIVTELNPSQPPLAEANHFDLIHPKDDLELVRNQSKENLQQITQVEAVERANKSPKDTPTKAKKNNKDAIKKKDENAKDEKQDTNAHINASSANKEGGKEVKEQQKETPVKEVKEVIKEVVVQQLTNKEPKKTKKKNDILSQIDGDAVNVELLMLCIQKAELSRSEIQVLTNQLLNKQQDSPLEHSEWTEGRADPVIKLKKQLAEKEKSLADEHEASIAFQNKLKELRAEFNTERSRLSASIRQLEESLSAKVTETQTLHTRMQHILESHAAEKQGFGRQIEQLQTKVNEDSAIIHKLQEDQGQTQGHLQQELMAQRKQMEVQFAQMRENENALKSQLAQKHVEVQELQNELQATCESSTAEIEMLRQQLGIMQNQLMHSEGQLQHFKETSDRLQDIARQLEESHRTHADLDHRLKSAHRHEQEMQKQVNSLQAELSLVKNEANEAPTLKVELGKAQAELMKLKSELSASLNEAKSEAAEVTVLKTALSSKEDELKKSQDKLKATQNDLLQSNAQVTRVESQLSSAQKELDLIKTDFERTECNLKEKMNDANTYQNEMQRLQKLLTDVEAELAMAYTQIKDSSEAASELKALQTEMNRLQGHEKKVGDVEFRVVKLQEENDKLRAELANALERQKELQQREQEKVYTNTLVDNNSSTADGNLSNEERTLLETLKTELTQKKKELNKANEQIQKFESDKNESRRCITELANALEAQKLKNDDLRVRSWKTMEALHSAETRAKYSEECIKETTEKVKGEQEEVTKAFLQRIFPDIKVSEKTHEQWLKAFEDKTCAVLSELKQKNTDQTNSDLERQNKNLQGMVSHYKQIIDDTEGMLNNLQSHIESEETRWQSQLRQKENEVANLRVELNDMQSKLITNEEVKRVKELEDRAKQNRAEILLKTAQRNTSFDEVEGNKLSTLEQLQEEKARLSQELEVECNKRATLDAEVTKLRSLVETSEASLTYEKNLVTQLQQEVSQLKNEICGGCSSSEQSMLNGPPTSNSLQSEPPLASQALITALESTLLKNTEFANCSITKPVNLTSQSEQEIENSPLTTKYSSKSCHMPDHNTQANWNPLNGQQHKKHKKKRKGGSGKK is encoded by the exons atGACAAGGATGATAAGGATGAAAGAGTGGAGCATGTTCAATTCGAAGAGACTCCGCAAATATTGCCTCCTGAGCCACCAGTGCAG GTTTATATGCACAACAAGAGGACAAAATAAGCGTAATGATAAG GAGAGTAACAAAGGCAATAAGAAGAAAGGAAAACTTGAAAAGATAAAACCAATCCTCGTAAATAAAGACGAGCCATTGGTCATTGTGACTGAATTAAATCCTTCGCAACCTCCCTTGGCAGAAGCTAACCATTTTGACCTCATTCATCCAAAAGATGACCTTGAACTCGTGCGGAATCAGAGT AAAGAGAATCTTCAGCAGATTACTCAAGTGGAGGCGGTGGAGAGAGCCAACAAGTCACCAAAGGATACTCCAACCAAAgcaaaaaagaataacaaGGACGCCATAAAGAAGAAAGATGAGAACGCTAAGGATGAAAAGCAGGACACCAATGCTCACATTAATGCATCGTCCGCTAATAAGGAAGGTGGGAAGGAAGTGAAGGAGCAGCAGAAAGAAACGCCGGTTAAAGAAGTGAAAGAAGTCATTAAGGAAGTCGTGGTCCAGCAGTTGACAAATAAGGAGCCCaaaaagacgaaaaaaaagaatgacaTCTTATCTCAAATTG ACGGAGATGCTGTCAATGTCGAGCTACTGATGCTGTGTATTCAGAAAGCGGAGCTCAGCCGATCCGAAATACAAGTTCTTACCAATCAGCTGTTGAATAAGCAGCAGGACAGTCCGCTGGAGCATTCCGAGTGGACGGAGGGTCGCGCCGACCCTGTCATCAAGCTGAAGAAGCAGCTGGCGGAGAAGGAGAAATCGTTAGCTGACGAGCACGAGGCGAGCATAGCCTTCCAGAACAAGCTGAAGGAACTGAGAGCCGAGTTCAACACGGAGAGATCCAGGCTCTCGGCGAGCATCAGGCAGCTGGAGGAGTCGTTGAGCGCGAAGGTCACCGAAACCCAGACGTTACACACTCGAATGCAGCACATTCTGGAGAGCCACGCGGCGGAGAAGCAAGGCTTCGGCCGGCAGATCGAGCAGCTGCAGACCAAAGTGAACGAGGACTCCGCTATTATTCACAAATTGCAGGAGGACCAAGGGCAGACTCAGGGCCATCTACAGCAGGAGCTGATGGCGCAGCGGAAGCAGATGGAGGTGCAGTTCGCCCAGATGCGCGAGAACGAGAACGCCCTGAAGTCGCAGCTGGCCCAGAAGCACGTGGAGGTGCAGGAGCTACAAAATGAACTGCAAGCGACCTGCGAGAGCAGCACCGCTGAGATAGAGATGCTGCGCCAGCAACTAGGGATCATGCAGAATCAACTGATGCACTCGGAAGGGCAACTGCAGCATTTTAAGGAAACAAGCGATCGGCTACAGGATATCGCTAGGCAGCTTGAG GAATCCCATCGCACGCACGCGGACTTGGATCATCGACTGAAGAGTGCGCATCGGCACGAGCAAGAGATGCAGAAGCAAGTGAATTCGCTGCAGGCCGAGCTGAGTCTCGTGAAAAACGAGGCCAACGAAGCGCCTACCTTGAAAGTGGAACTCGGTAAAGCGCAAGCCGAATTGATGAAACTGAAGTCGGAGCTGTCAGCCTCGCTGAACGAAGCCAAATCTGAAGCGGCCGAAGTCACAGTCTTGAAAACCGCGTTGAGCAGCAAGGAGGACGAATTGAAGAAATCTCAGGACAAACTCAAAGCAACGCAGAACGATTTACTGCAATCCAACGCGCAAGTTACGCGTGTGGAGTCTCAGTTGAGTTCTGCGCAAAAGGAATTGGACTTGATAAAGACCGATTTCGAGAGGACTGAGTGCAATCTGAAAGAAAAGATGAACGACGCGAACACTTATCAAAATGAGATGCAGAGGCTGCAGAAACTGTTAACGGACGTAGAGGCGGAATTGGCTATGGCTTACACGCAGATCAAAGATTCCAGTGAAGCTGCGAGCGAATTGAAAGCTTTACAGACTGAAATGAATAGATTACAAGGCCACGAGAAGAAGGTGGGAGACGTGGAGTTCCGGGTTGTAAAATTGCAAGAGGAAAACGATAAGCTGCGTGCTGAG CTTGCGAATGCTTtagagagacagaaagagcTTCAACAACGTGAGCAAGAGAAAGTGTACACCAACACCTTGGTCGACAACAATTCTTCAACAGCAGACGGCAATTT atCCAATGAAGAGAGAACTTTACTGGAGACATTGAAAACTGAGTTGACGCAGAAGAAGAAGGAACTTAACAAGGCAAATGAGCAGATACAGAAGTTCGAAAGTGATAAAAACGAATCCCGACGTTGTATTACGGAACTAGCAAATGCTTTAGAGGCccagaaattaaaaaacgat GACTTACGCGTTAGAAGCTGGAAAACGATGGAAGCTCTTCATTCTGCTGAGACGCGTGCCAAATATAGTGAAGAATGCatcaaa GAGACAACAGAAAAAGTCAAAGGAGAACAAGAGGAAGTAACTAAGGCTTTTCTGCAGAGGATATTCCCAGACATTAAAGTGTCTGAGAAGACGCACGAACAGTGGCTAAAAGCTTTTGAGGACAAGACATGCGCTGTTCTGAGTgaattaaaacagaaaaacaCAGATCAGACAAATTCAGATTTGGAGAgacaaaacaaaaatctgCAAGGCATGGTTTCACATTACAAACAGATTATCGACGATACG GAAGGTATGCTTAATAATCTACAAAGTCATATAGAATCCGAGGAGACGAGATGGCAGTCGCAACTTCGGCAAAAGGAAAACGAAGTGGCGAATCTTAGAGTAGAACTTAACGATATGCAATCCAAACTAATAACAAATGAAGAGGTAAAG AGGGTGAAGGAGTTGGAAGATCGTGCGAAGCAGAATCGCGCGGAAATATTACTTAAGACCGCGCAGAGAAACACGTCTTTCGACGAAGTAGAAGGCAATAAACTCAGCACTTTAGAGCAATTACAAGAG GAGAAGGCTAGATTATCACAGGAGTTGGAAGTAGAGTGCAATAAAAGGGCAACGTTGGACGCGGAAGTTACGAAACTGCGTTCCCTTGTTGAAACTAGTGAGGCGAGTTTAACGTACGAGAAAAATCTTGTCACGCAGCTTCAGCAGGAAGTTTCCCAACTCAAG AACGAAATTTGTGGCGGCTGTAGCAGCTCAGAGCAGTCTATGCTGAATGGTCCACCCACATCAAACTCTCTTCAATCCGAG CCTCCTCTAGCGTCTCAAGCTCTGATAACTGCATTAGAAAGTACTCTGCTCAAGAATACAGAGTTTGCAAACTGTTCCATTACCAAGCCTGTCAATTTGACCAGTCAGTCTGAACAAGAAATTGAGAACAGTCCCCTTACTACAAAATACTCCTCCAAATCTTGTCATATGCCAGATCACAACACACAGGCTAATTGGAACCCATTGAATGGCCAGCAACATAAAAAGCacaagaaaaagaggaag GGTGGTTcaggaaaaaaataa